One region of Ahniella affigens genomic DNA includes:
- a CDS encoding bifunctional helix-turn-helix transcriptional regulator/GNAT family N-acetyltransferase: protein MEIGHIHQVRRFNRTLSQRIGLLDGNYLDSGRPLAEARLLFEIGLDGCSVRDLRARLGLDSGYLSRMLRALEAEKLISSKAADHDARIKRLRLSAKGKRLWATLDQRSNDLAASLLEPLSDKHRLRLLSAMSEVERLLRASSVQIGQEDPASDAAQACLAAYFEELRRRFPDGFDPERSVSAREDELIPPRGWFVLARLEQVPIACGALKVNEPGIGEIKRMWVSSAARGLGIGQRLLDTLETCAKAAGLTHLRLDTNRSLHEAQALYVRNGFQPICAYNDNPYADFWFQKPLRSGDR from the coding sequence ATGGAAATCGGGCACATTCATCAGGTTCGCCGGTTCAATCGGACGCTCTCGCAACGCATTGGCTTGCTTGACGGCAACTATTTGGACAGTGGCCGCCCATTGGCCGAGGCCCGGTTGCTGTTTGAGATCGGTCTCGATGGCTGCAGCGTTCGCGATCTCCGCGCCCGCCTTGGGCTTGATTCCGGCTACTTGAGCCGCATGCTGCGCGCACTGGAAGCCGAGAAGCTCATCAGCAGCAAAGCCGCCGACCACGACGCACGCATCAAGCGCCTGCGCTTGTCGGCGAAGGGCAAAAGGCTCTGGGCGACGCTGGACCAACGCTCGAACGACCTGGCAGCGTCGCTGCTGGAACCGCTATCCGACAAACATCGGCTGCGCTTGCTGTCGGCCATGAGTGAAGTCGAGCGCTTGCTGCGGGCATCGTCGGTTCAGATTGGCCAGGAAGACCCCGCCAGTGATGCCGCGCAAGCCTGCTTGGCGGCCTATTTCGAAGAACTTCGGCGGCGGTTCCCGGATGGATTTGACCCAGAACGGTCGGTATCGGCTCGCGAGGACGAACTGATCCCGCCGCGAGGTTGGTTTGTGCTGGCCCGTCTGGAACAGGTTCCCATTGCTTGTGGCGCGCTCAAAGTGAACGAACCCGGCATCGGCGAAATCAAACGCATGTGGGTGTCATCAGCGGCACGTGGGCTGGGCATTGGGCAACGTCTGCTCGACACGTTGGAAACTTGCGCCAAGGCAGCAGGACTCACGCACCTGCGCCTGGATACGAACCGGAGTCTCCACGAAGCGCAGGCGCTCTATGTGCGCAACGGCTTTCAGCCGATTTGCGCGTACAACGACAATCCTTACGCTGACTTCTGGTTCCAAAAGCCCTTGCGCAGCGGCGACCGCTGA
- a CDS encoding ABC-type transport auxiliary lipoprotein family protein: protein MSFDVRKTLFGLTMIVVVSACSLVPKSAPSTTLLLPVQFDASSGTWPANLRPGRVQAASALRTDQVLVVSGARLMQAPGLRWAAVPADLVGEALSQWHATTALTGTHSAQSATLDVTIDAFQWEESKAVVLVAMHGQYRCPDGAITDLPGAPATLPMPSLHDPDALAEAFARATQRVAGALLQQASQPQCGTPIPQG from the coding sequence ATGAGTTTCGACGTTCGAAAGACACTTTTCGGCTTGACGATGATCGTTGTGGTCAGCGCGTGTAGTCTGGTGCCAAAGTCGGCGCCGAGCACGACGTTGCTGCTGCCGGTCCAGTTTGATGCGAGCAGTGGTACTTGGCCGGCCAATCTGCGCCCTGGTCGCGTGCAGGCGGCGTCGGCGTTGCGTACCGATCAAGTGCTCGTCGTGTCGGGTGCCCGATTGATGCAAGCACCGGGACTTCGCTGGGCCGCGGTGCCCGCCGATCTGGTGGGCGAAGCACTCTCCCAATGGCACGCGACGACGGCGCTAACGGGCACCCATTCTGCGCAAAGCGCTACGTTGGATGTGACCATCGACGCCTTCCAGTGGGAGGAATCTAAGGCCGTCGTGCTGGTAGCAATGCATGGCCAGTATCGCTGCCCGGACGGTGCGATCACCGACTTGCCTGGGGCGCCTGCAACCCTGCCAATGCCGTCTTTGCATGATCCCGATGCTTTGGCCGAAGCATTTGCGCGGGCAACCCAGAGGGTCGCGGGAGCCCTTCTGCAGCAGGCGAGCCAGCCGCAATGCGGGACACCGATCCCGCAGGGATAA
- a CDS encoding carboxymuconolactone decarboxylase family protein — protein MSRLNIPTTIDTAPTQSQPLLQAVQKQLGSVPNLFRLVSNSPAALEGYLGLSGALGKGSLSAPTRERIALAVAEINGCAYCLSAHTYLGRNLAKLDDAEIAANRSGSSKDPKAAAAVAFAAKVTEQRGKVSADDVAAVKAAGYGDAEIVEIVQHVALNTWTNYINEVAKTEIDFPVVSLRQAA, from the coding sequence ATGTCCCGTCTCAACATCCCGACCACCATTGACACCGCCCCGACCCAGTCCCAGCCGCTGCTGCAAGCCGTGCAAAAGCAGCTCGGCTCGGTGCCGAACCTGTTTCGCTTGGTGTCCAACAGCCCGGCCGCACTGGAGGGTTACCTTGGCCTCTCGGGCGCACTGGGCAAGGGCAGCCTGAGTGCACCGACCCGCGAGCGCATTGCGCTGGCCGTGGCCGAGATCAACGGCTGTGCCTACTGTCTGTCGGCGCACACCTATCTGGGCAGAAACCTGGCCAAGCTCGACGATGCTGAAATTGCTGCCAATCGCAGCGGCAGTTCGAAAGATCCGAAGGCCGCGGCGGCAGTTGCCTTCGCCGCCAAGGTCACTGAGCAGCGCGGCAAGGTCAGTGCCGACGATGTCGCTGCGGTCAAAGCGGCCGGTTACGGCGACGCCGAGATCGTCGAGATCGTCCAGCACGTGGCCCTGAACACTTGGACCAATTACATCAACGAAGTGGCCAAGACCGAGATCGACTTTCCGGTCGTGAGCCTGCGCCAGGCAGCGTGA
- a CDS encoding nuclear transport factor 2 family protein: MSTEKIEQFYQAFARLDGEAMTAFYAPDAWFEDEAFSLRGRVEVGGMWQMLCAAVKAKGKDVWKLDYSGIRSEHGKVLAHWEPVYRFSATGRMVHNIIDAEFEFRDGLIVGHRDRFDFNRWAKQALGPMPVLLLGWTPLLRNKVRNTARANLNKFLAQQPS; encoded by the coding sequence ATGTCGACAGAGAAGATCGAACAGTTCTATCAGGCGTTCGCCAGACTGGATGGCGAGGCCATGACCGCGTTCTACGCACCTGATGCGTGGTTTGAGGACGAAGCGTTCAGCTTGCGCGGCCGCGTTGAAGTTGGTGGCATGTGGCAGATGCTTTGCGCAGCAGTCAAGGCCAAGGGAAAGGATGTGTGGAAGCTCGACTATTCCGGCATTCGGAGTGAGCACGGCAAGGTGCTCGCGCATTGGGAACCTGTCTACCGTTTCAGCGCTACCGGTCGCATGGTGCACAACATCATCGATGCAGAGTTCGAGTTTCGTGACGGTCTAATCGTTGGTCACCGCGACCGGTTCGACTTCAACCGCTGGGCCAAGCAGGCGCTTGGGCCGATGCCCGTGCTGCTGCTCGGCTGGACGCCGCTGCTGCGGAACAAGGTGCGGAACACGGCGCGCGCGAATCTCAACAAGTTCCTGGCGCAGCAACCATCTTGA
- a CDS encoding ArsR/SmtB family transcription factor, translated as MVNISPEELDRLFQALSDQTRRNMLRTLSDGEQTVGALAKPHDMSLAAASKHIKVLEEAGLIRRDIRGRVHYCRIDPQPLAHARDWLRYYEQFWTQRLDALEQLLRSRTPAAAPQRRTRKPT; from the coding sequence ATGGTTAACATTAGTCCCGAAGAGTTGGACCGGCTGTTTCAAGCCTTGAGCGATCAGACGCGCCGCAACATGCTGCGCACGCTGAGTGATGGCGAGCAAACCGTTGGCGCATTGGCGAAGCCGCACGACATGTCGCTGGCGGCGGCATCGAAACACATCAAGGTGCTCGAAGAGGCTGGCTTGATTCGCCGCGACATTCGCGGCCGCGTTCACTATTGCCGAATCGATCCTCAGCCCTTGGCGCACGCCCGCGACTGGCTCCGCTATTACGAGCAGTTTTGGACACAGCGACTCGATGCGCTCGAGCAGCTGTTGCGATCCAGAACCCCCGCCGCCGCACCCCAACGCCGCACCAGGAAACCAACATGA
- a CDS encoding pyridoxamine 5'-phosphate oxidase family protein: protein MTSYSSDIAFTETVKALQAQKGSRRAYAAMERNGSWATTITPELAEFIAEQRSLFLATVNAEGQPYIQHRGGAPGFVRVLDPNTLAFIDFSGNRQYISSGNLQENPKAHLFLIDYRRRKRVKIWGEAAMQPFDPEWAERLQPIDDSGRPEQILIFKVHAWDANCPQHIPVRFDAEDVLAALQEKDRRIAELEAKLASLDRS, encoded by the coding sequence ATGACCTCCTATTCCAGCGATATTGCCTTTACCGAAACCGTTAAAGCCTTGCAAGCCCAAAAGGGCTCGCGTCGCGCCTACGCGGCGATGGAGCGCAATGGCTCCTGGGCGACCACAATCACGCCCGAACTTGCCGAATTCATTGCCGAGCAGCGGAGCCTGTTTCTCGCGACCGTCAATGCCGAAGGGCAGCCCTACATCCAACACCGTGGCGGTGCGCCGGGCTTCGTGCGCGTGCTCGATCCAAACACCTTGGCGTTCATCGACTTCAGTGGCAATCGGCAATACATCAGCAGCGGCAATCTGCAAGAAAACCCAAAGGCACATCTGTTCCTGATTGATTACCGACGCCGCAAACGCGTCAAGATTTGGGGTGAGGCTGCGATGCAGCCGTTTGACCCTGAGTGGGCGGAGCGCCTCCAACCCATCGATGATTCCGGTCGGCCCGAGCAGATTCTGATCTTCAAGGTGCATGCCTGGGACGCGAACTGCCCGCAGCATATTCCGGTGCGATTTGATGCTGAAGACGTGCTGGCGGCGCTTCAGGAAAAGGATCGGCGCATTGCTGAGTTGGAGGCGAAGTTGGCCAGCCTGGATCGGAGCTGA
- a CDS encoding DUF1348 family protein, whose translation MSRPPLPPFDAESAALKVRMAEDAWNSRDPDRVVLAYSEDSRWRNRNEFLHGRAAIQAFLIGKWQRERDYRLCKELFAWQGNRIAVRFAYEWQDADAQWWRSYGNENWEFDAEGLMRVRLASINDLRIAEADRQFRWPLGARPVEAPTLSALGL comes from the coding sequence ATGAGCCGCCCACCCTTACCGCCGTTTGATGCCGAAAGCGCTGCACTGAAAGTTCGTATGGCCGAGGACGCGTGGAACAGCCGCGATCCAGACCGCGTCGTGCTGGCCTATAGCGAGGACAGCCGTTGGCGCAATCGCAATGAGTTCCTGCACGGACGTGCAGCGATTCAGGCATTCCTGATCGGCAAGTGGCAACGCGAACGCGACTATCGCTTGTGCAAGGAATTGTTCGCCTGGCAAGGCAATCGGATTGCCGTGCGCTTTGCGTACGAGTGGCAGGATGCCGATGCGCAGTGGTGGCGAAGCTATGGCAACGAGAACTGGGAGTTCGATGCCGAAGGTCTGATGCGGGTGCGCCTGGCAAGCATCAATGATCTTCGCATTGCCGAGGCGGATCGCCAGTTTCGGTGGCCCTTGGGCGCACGTCCGGTGGAGGCACCGACGCTCAGTGCTTTGGGGCTCTGA
- a CDS encoding CaiB/BaiF CoA transferase family protein, giving the protein MSLANALLGVRVLDLSRILAGPWATQLLADLGATVWKIERPESGDDTRQWGPPWLGAPAAKMSAYFVCCNRGKQSVTIDFAEPSGANLIREWVRHADVLVENFKVGGLAAYGLDYASLSALNPKLIYCSITGYGQDGPDAGLAGYDAAIQARGGLMSINGERDDLPGGGPQKLGVAVTDLMTGLYAANAIQAALIQRAQTGQGVHIDLALLDVQVAMLANQASNYLIGGWVPKRQGSAHPNIVPYQVVRAADAPFMLAVGNDGQFQAFARLAGHAEWFEDPRFASNAARVQHRDVLINQIESALCTKPARHWLAACADAGVPATPIQNIAEVMVDPQVLHRGLVQETRRANGTSFKSVQNPITRASTAQAAPELGADTEAALAWLQQQAQI; this is encoded by the coding sequence ATGAGTCTCGCCAATGCGCTGCTGGGCGTGCGGGTGCTCGATCTATCGCGCATTTTGGCAGGGCCCTGGGCAACGCAATTGCTGGCTGATCTCGGCGCTACCGTCTGGAAGATTGAGCGCCCGGAATCAGGCGACGACACGCGCCAGTGGGGTCCGCCTTGGCTTGGGGCGCCTGCGGCAAAAATGTCGGCCTACTTTGTTTGCTGTAATCGCGGCAAGCAGTCGGTCACGATCGATTTCGCGGAGCCGAGCGGTGCCAATCTCATTCGCGAATGGGTGCGTCATGCGGACGTGCTAGTCGAGAACTTCAAAGTGGGCGGCCTGGCGGCATATGGGCTCGATTACGCGAGTCTGTCTGCGCTCAATCCGAAACTGATCTACTGCTCAATCACGGGTTATGGTCAGGACGGTCCTGATGCCGGATTGGCCGGATATGACGCGGCGATTCAGGCGCGCGGTGGCTTGATGAGCATCAATGGCGAGCGCGATGACCTGCCGGGCGGCGGCCCGCAGAAACTCGGCGTTGCCGTCACCGATCTGATGACCGGGCTCTATGCCGCAAACGCGATTCAGGCCGCGCTGATTCAGCGCGCCCAGACGGGGCAGGGCGTGCACATTGATCTCGCGCTGCTCGACGTGCAAGTTGCCATGTTGGCGAACCAGGCCAGCAATTATCTGATTGGCGGCTGGGTGCCCAAGCGTCAGGGCTCGGCACACCCGAACATCGTGCCGTATCAAGTCGTGCGTGCGGCCGATGCGCCGTTCATGCTGGCAGTTGGTAATGATGGCCAGTTTCAAGCGTTTGCGCGCTTGGCTGGGCATGCCGAGTGGTTCGAGGATCCGCGGTTTGCCAGCAACGCCGCGCGTGTCCAGCATCGCGACGTGTTGATCAACCAGATCGAGTCGGCGCTGTGCACAAAGCCCGCGCGGCATTGGCTCGCGGCGTGCGCGGATGCTGGCGTGCCAGCGACGCCGATTCAGAACATTGCTGAGGTCATGGTGGATCCGCAGGTCTTGCATCGCGGTTTGGTGCAGGAGACGAGGCGCGCCAACGGCACGTCCTTCAAGAGTGTGCAAAATCCGATCACGCGCGCCTCAACTGCCCAAGCGGCGCCGGAGCTCGGCGCCGATACGGAAGCTGCATTGGCTTGGTTGCAGCAGCAAGCTCAGATTTGA
- a CDS encoding SRPBCC family protein: MTQRIADTTEPAKFEMTHSLTIERRLPGPLERVWRYVADSELRSQWLAAGDLVPKPDAALELVWRNDQLSEATDLRPAGFAEVSSAVCTILSIEPPRHLRFDWPGVGEVTIDLSESSAGVLLRLTHRAIPNLAMRHMVGAGWHAHLDILVALIDGTQAPSFWSHWQTLKRQYESAANT, translated from the coding sequence ATGACCCAGCGAATTGCCGACACCACGGAACCAGCGAAATTTGAAATGACCCACAGCCTGACGATCGAACGTCGCCTGCCCGGCCCGCTTGAACGCGTGTGGCGCTATGTTGCTGACAGCGAGCTGCGCAGCCAGTGGCTCGCCGCCGGCGATCTCGTGCCTAAGCCCGACGCGGCGCTCGAATTGGTGTGGCGGAATGATCAATTGTCGGAGGCCACTGATCTGCGCCCGGCGGGTTTCGCTGAGGTCTCATCGGCCGTTTGCACCATCTTGAGCATCGAACCACCCCGGCACCTGCGCTTTGACTGGCCTGGGGTCGGCGAGGTCACGATCGACTTGAGCGAAAGCAGCGCTGGCGTGTTGCTCCGCCTCACGCACCGAGCGATTCCCAATCTGGCGATGCGCCACATGGTCGGCGCGGGCTGGCACGCTCATCTGGATATTCTGGTGGCGCTGATCGATGGCACTCAGGCACCGTCGTTCTGGAGCCATTGGCAGACCCTGAAGCGACAGTACGAAAGCGCTGCCAACACTTGA
- the rmuC gene encoding DNA recombination protein RmuC encodes MESVTAAIIAVLASLLGFGLAWWFGRHLAATRFAEGAHSRDAEVTLLQEALQRERREREQAQVQIGQVQDKAQSRLDDLALRLQQYQELSAKSESGHRVAETALQSAEAQIGALNLRLQEMHQLTMQNTALERALAEARAKADEQARTAEVTRQWLTQAREVLGEQFQALSASILDTKAQHLSERQSEQLQHLLKPFREQIESFQRDVREATRLDLEGRVELKGELKQLKDLNQTLSEEAHALTRALRSDAKKRGNWGELVLKRLLELAGLTQGREYLLQQSVQGIERSTQIPDVLIRLTDERSLIIDSKLSLLAYQELVNSESDEDRERWRKELRQSMRTHIEDLGRKRYADTPDLRTLEFVVMFVPVEAAYLEAVGADDSLYELALSRNVVLASPGMLLGLLRVVSQLWRVQERQSNAEDIARRAGELYDSFVRVAENLQQTLNKLDGSRDELAEAIKRISSGRNNLVVQVERLKGMGAKASKQMPAALLQDAEAMEPLLPAPDSESEPKA; translated from the coding sequence GTGGAAAGCGTGACAGCTGCAATCATTGCCGTATTGGCCTCCCTATTGGGCTTTGGACTCGCCTGGTGGTTTGGTCGGCACCTTGCCGCCACGCGATTTGCGGAAGGCGCGCACAGCCGGGACGCAGAGGTCACGTTGCTCCAGGAGGCGTTGCAGCGGGAACGCCGGGAGCGTGAGCAGGCCCAGGTCCAGATCGGCCAGGTTCAGGACAAGGCGCAATCGCGGCTGGATGATCTGGCGCTGCGCCTCCAGCAGTATCAAGAACTATCGGCCAAGTCCGAGTCAGGGCACCGAGTCGCCGAGACAGCTTTACAGTCTGCCGAAGCGCAGATTGGTGCGCTGAATCTGCGCTTGCAGGAAATGCATCAACTCACCATGCAGAACACGGCACTCGAACGGGCGCTGGCCGAGGCGCGCGCGAAGGCAGACGAGCAGGCGCGGACGGCTGAGGTCACCCGGCAATGGTTGACACAGGCGCGCGAAGTGCTTGGCGAGCAGTTCCAGGCGCTTTCGGCGTCGATCCTCGACACCAAGGCACAGCATCTCAGCGAGCGGCAATCCGAGCAGTTGCAGCATTTGCTGAAACCGTTCCGCGAGCAAATCGAGTCGTTTCAGCGCGATGTGCGCGAGGCGACGCGGCTCGATCTTGAAGGTCGCGTCGAGCTGAAGGGCGAGTTGAAGCAACTGAAAGACCTGAATCAGACACTGAGCGAGGAAGCTCACGCGTTGACGCGCGCGTTGCGCAGCGACGCGAAGAAGCGGGGCAACTGGGGCGAACTCGTTTTGAAGCGTTTGCTTGAGTTGGCCGGATTGACACAGGGTCGTGAGTATCTGTTGCAGCAGTCCGTGCAAGGCATCGAGCGCAGTACGCAGATTCCAGACGTGTTGATCCGGCTCACGGACGAGCGCAGTCTGATCATCGACTCCAAGCTGTCGTTGCTCGCGTATCAAGAGTTGGTCAACAGTGAGTCGGATGAAGACCGCGAACGTTGGCGCAAGGAATTGCGTCAGTCCATGCGCACCCATATCGAAGACCTGGGCCGCAAGCGCTATGCCGACACACCCGATCTGCGCACGCTGGAGTTCGTCGTCATGTTTGTGCCGGTCGAGGCGGCGTATCTCGAAGCTGTTGGCGCTGACGACAGCCTCTACGAGTTGGCGTTGAGCCGCAATGTCGTGCTTGCCAGTCCAGGCATGCTGCTTGGGCTGTTGCGGGTCGTGAGTCAACTCTGGCGTGTGCAGGAACGCCAGAGCAATGCCGAAGACATTGCCAGACGCGCGGGTGAGTTGTACGACAGTTTCGTGCGAGTCGCCGAGAATCTGCAGCAGACCTTGAACAAGCTCGATGGCTCTCGCGATGAGCTCGCCGAAGCGATCAAGCGGATCAGCAGTGGTCGCAACAATCTGGTGGTGCAGGTTGAGCGCCTGAAGGGGATGGGCGCGAAAGCGAGTAAACAGATGCCGGCCGCGCTGCTGCAGGATGCCGAAGCGATGGAACCGCTGCTGCCGGCGCCTGATTCGGAATCGGAGCCGAAGGCATGA
- a CDS encoding LysR family transcriptional regulator, translating to MDRLEAMQVFVEAIEGGSLSAAGRKLGMPLATVSRKLSDLEAHLKSRLLNRSTRQLTLTDAGREYLAACKRILEEVGEAERGAAGEYSEPRGDLVITAPIVFGRIHVLPIILEFLAAYPEVAVRLVQSDRVLHLLDEQVDLAIRIGPLPDSRLTATRLGGTRRVVCASPDYLRRAPPVTTPTDLSRHACIAFDAMTDQDSWRFPSAQGEISVPVHPRLQVNSADAALTAALAGSGLTRLLCYQIRAAEDDQRLQRVLVEHEPEPSPISLVYTQQRRLPLKQRAFLDFAAPRLRERLSQPPTQPPSIEAEAPADNTRPRRRR from the coding sequence ATGGACCGCCTGGAAGCCATGCAGGTCTTTGTAGAAGCCATTGAAGGCGGCAGCCTGTCGGCCGCGGGGCGCAAACTCGGCATGCCGCTGGCGACAGTCAGTCGCAAGCTCTCCGATCTCGAAGCGCATCTGAAATCGAGGCTCCTGAATCGCTCGACGCGTCAGCTCACGCTGACCGATGCCGGTCGCGAGTATCTCGCGGCCTGCAAACGCATTCTCGAAGAGGTCGGCGAGGCCGAACGTGGTGCCGCTGGCGAGTACAGCGAACCGCGCGGCGATTTGGTGATCACCGCGCCGATTGTGTTCGGACGCATCCATGTGCTGCCCATTATCCTCGAGTTTCTGGCGGCTTATCCCGAGGTGGCTGTGCGCCTGGTGCAGAGCGATCGCGTGCTGCATCTGCTCGATGAGCAGGTGGATCTGGCCATTCGCATCGGCCCCCTGCCGGATAGTCGTCTGACCGCGACGCGCCTTGGCGGCACCCGCCGGGTCGTCTGTGCCAGTCCGGATTACCTGCGCCGCGCGCCACCGGTGACGACACCGACGGACCTGAGTCGCCATGCCTGCATCGCCTTCGACGCGATGACTGATCAAGACAGCTGGCGATTCCCGTCCGCCCAAGGCGAGATCAGTGTACCGGTCCACCCGCGCTTGCAGGTCAATAGCGCCGACGCCGCGCTGACCGCTGCCTTGGCTGGGAGCGGGCTGACCCGCTTGCTCTGCTATCAAATCCGCGCCGCCGAGGATGACCAACGCCTGCAACGCGTGCTGGTTGAACACGAACCCGAGCCCAGCCCCATCAGCTTGGTCTACACGCAACAGCGCCGTCTGCCGCTAAAACAGCGCGCGTTTCTCGACTTCGCGGCGCCGCGCTTGCGCGAACGTCTCAGTCAACCGCCGACCCAACCGCCATCGATCGAAGCCGAGGCGCCTGCTGACAACACACGCCCGCGCAGACGTCGTTGA